The proteins below come from a single Streptomyces sp. MRC013 genomic window:
- a CDS encoding NUDIX hydrolase: MSGRAGVVRAAGCVLWRRTADGTVEVCLVHRPKYDDWSFPKGKVKAGEELRAAAVREVREETGRVCEPGARLGTVRYRAGGREKEVTYWSAEAKSGSFVPGREVDALRWLPAEEARELLSHPQDRPLVTWFLATL; this comes from the coding sequence GTGAGCGGCCGCGCCGGCGTCGTCCGCGCGGCCGGCTGCGTCCTGTGGCGCCGGACGGCGGACGGCACGGTGGAGGTGTGCCTGGTCCACCGCCCCAAGTACGACGACTGGTCGTTCCCGAAGGGCAAGGTGAAGGCCGGGGAGGAGCTGCGGGCGGCGGCGGTGCGGGAGGTCCGCGAGGAGACCGGCCGCGTGTGCGAGCCGGGGGCCCGGCTCGGCACGGTCCGCTACCGGGCGGGCGGACGGGAGAAGGAGGTCACCTACTGGTCGGCGGAGGCGAAGTCGGGGTCCTTCGTCCCCGGCAGGGAGGTGGACGCCCTGCGGTGGCTCCCCGCGGAGGAGGCCCGGGAGCTGCTGTCCCACCCTCAGGACCGTCCTCTGGTCACCTGGTTCCTGGCCACTCTGTGA
- a CDS encoding FtsX-like permease family protein yields MSKRYLHVVGRRTVVGRGGRRTGLLVLLALPVLLATFAAGLFASAAPSAEQRAVNTLGRADGSVTLTDPATRGELAEELRQRVPGITVLAIDDNSGFPVWAKDRTVPVRYVETDWSSPLTHGRYRLLEGRFPSKPGEIAVSRALAGAYGLDLGGSLPYRWKRDAPARITGLVESPQAHAAYDYLAAPGQLRAWPGTGSDTTNVVPSGYGLLLAGDALRMEAARNAVGERGLRFESRSDVTASRTMIEREPALLLVPGTVLLGVVAAGAFALRMRRTRAEFAILASIGVPDRDLRYAAVSGAVSASVIAVPAGWLAGSLLALAARPVLPRFTGKDTAPYDPLLIGGLLTVLLSVAVAALAAVPTSRYPAGLPARERARTALRDGGRARPWLPALCGVAALGIALAVVLQDDETLSAVAAVTAVVSLEAAALTRIGDVLRGLARLADRGLSARIALRAFARDPRRPVSAVVIGSVALALTVGVLGTLSSATAQGRAAYVGSRHLDQVEALLFAGSDPSAVEQALATVFPEGTPIIRGTYPVDEKLLKASATPALTPPWSVAWQAGGEFANRTQTIEVVDDEETFKALTGRAWTVRERRALEEGRILVLAPEYVVGDRVAISRPTTPLTDPHPSDTRRDVGGAVLSDPVDATTLTRASAYITTEAARALGATTVDYSVIASPAGPVPDLEERLVKALEPVDVLMSDVRIETGPELTPPSLWYLLLGLALAAVVTVLGITVTSSATELRPDLVRLHRVGLSPGTLRRIVVWQSVTVAALAGVLGTAAGWGLTAARNWPEDIPVVMDWTAVSAVTALTIILGAVYGALAAPRRLGNTLNRTEI; encoded by the coding sequence ATGAGCAAGAGGTACCTGCACGTGGTGGGCAGGCGCACCGTCGTCGGCCGCGGCGGCAGGCGCACCGGGCTGCTCGTGCTGCTGGCGCTGCCCGTACTGCTCGCCACCTTCGCAGCCGGGCTGTTCGCCTCGGCCGCCCCCTCGGCGGAACAGCGGGCCGTCAACACCCTGGGGCGTGCGGACGGGTCCGTCACGCTCACCGACCCCGCGACGAGGGGTGAGCTCGCGGAGGAACTGCGACAGCGCGTGCCGGGGATCACCGTCCTGGCGATCGACGACAACAGCGGGTTCCCGGTGTGGGCGAAGGACCGCACGGTTCCTGTGCGATACGTGGAAACCGACTGGTCGTCGCCCTTGACGCACGGCCGCTACCGTTTGCTGGAGGGACGCTTCCCGTCGAAGCCGGGAGAGATCGCGGTCAGCCGGGCACTTGCCGGCGCATACGGACTGGACCTGGGCGGCAGCCTGCCCTACCGGTGGAAGCGCGACGCACCCGCACGGATCACCGGGCTGGTCGAGAGCCCGCAGGCCCACGCCGCGTACGACTACCTCGCCGCCCCCGGGCAGCTGCGGGCCTGGCCGGGGACCGGCAGCGACACCACCAACGTCGTACCGTCCGGCTACGGCCTTCTCCTGGCGGGTGACGCACTCCGGATGGAGGCGGCGCGGAACGCCGTCGGTGAAAGAGGTCTGCGGTTCGAGAGCCGATCGGACGTCACCGCGTCCCGAACGATGATCGAACGCGAACCGGCCCTGCTGCTCGTCCCCGGAACCGTCCTCCTCGGGGTCGTCGCCGCCGGGGCGTTCGCCCTGCGCATGCGGCGCACCCGGGCCGAGTTCGCGATCCTTGCCAGCATCGGCGTGCCGGACCGTGATCTACGGTACGCCGCCGTCTCCGGGGCGGTGTCGGCCAGTGTGATCGCCGTTCCCGCCGGGTGGCTCGCCGGGAGTCTGCTCGCCCTTGCGGCACGCCCGGTGCTTCCCCGCTTCACCGGCAAGGACACCGCCCCCTACGACCCGCTTCTCATTGGGGGCCTGCTGACCGTCCTGCTGTCGGTCGCCGTGGCTGCCCTGGCGGCCGTACCGACATCGCGGTACCCGGCGGGGCTCCCCGCCCGCGAGCGGGCCCGCACCGCCCTCCGTGACGGCGGGCGAGCCCGCCCGTGGCTCCCGGCGCTGTGCGGCGTGGCCGCGCTCGGGATCGCCCTCGCCGTGGTCCTCCAGGACGACGAGACGCTTTCCGCCGTCGCCGCCGTGACGGCCGTGGTGTCCCTGGAGGCCGCCGCCCTCACCCGGATCGGCGACGTGCTGCGTGGCCTGGCCCGTCTGGCCGATCGCGGCCTCAGCGCGCGTATCGCCCTGCGTGCGTTCGCCCGCGACCCCCGCCGGCCGGTCTCGGCGGTCGTCATCGGATCCGTCGCCCTCGCCCTCACCGTCGGCGTCCTCGGCACCCTGTCCAGCGCCACCGCGCAGGGACGTGCCGCCTACGTCGGCAGCCGCCACCTCGACCAGGTGGAAGCCCTGCTCTTCGCCGGCAGCGACCCCAGCGCCGTCGAGCAGGCCCTCGCCACCGTCTTCCCCGAAGGAACGCCGATCATCCGGGGCACGTACCCGGTCGACGAAAAGCTCCTCAAAGCCTCCGCCACCCCCGCCCTCACACCACCCTGGAGCGTCGCCTGGCAGGCGGGCGGAGAGTTTGCCAACAGGACGCAGACGATCGAAGTCGTCGACGACGAGGAGACGTTCAAGGCCCTGACCGGGCGGGCCTGGACCGTTCGCGAACGCAGGGCCCTCGAGGAGGGCCGCATCCTGGTCCTGGCCCCCGAGTACGTCGTCGGGGACCGGGTCGCGATCTCCAGGCCGACCACCCCGCTCACCGACCCGCACCCGTCGGACACCCGCCGCGACGTCGGCGGCGCCGTCCTCTCCGATCCGGTCGACGCCACCACCCTCACCCGGGCCTCCGCCTACATCACCACCGAAGCCGCACGCGCTCTCGGCGCGACGACCGTGGACTACTCCGTCATCGCATCCCCCGCCGGCCCCGTGCCCGATTTGGAGGAACGGCTCGTCAAAGCGCTCGAACCGGTCGACGTCCTGATGTCGGACGTCCGCATCGAAACCGGCCCCGAACTCACCCCGCCCTCCCTGTGGTACCTCCTGCTCGGCCTCGCGCTCGCCGCCGTGGTCACCGTTCTCGGCATCACCGTGACCTCCTCGGCGACCGAACTCCGGCCCGACCTGGTGCGCCTGCACCGTGTCGGCCTGTCACCGGGCACCCTGCGCCGCATCGTCGTCTGGCAGTCCGTCACTGTCGCCGCCCTCGCGGGAGTCCTCGGCACCGCCGCCGGCTGGGGCCTGACCGCCGCACGGAACTGGCCCGAGGACATCCCCGTCGTCATGGACTGGACAGCCGTCTCCGCCGTTACCGCCCTCACCATCATCCTCGGCGCGGTCTACGGCGCGCTCGCCGCACCACGCCGCCTCGGCAACACCCTCAACCGCACCGAGATCTGA
- a CDS encoding ABC transporter ATP-binding protein: MHMEDDAAITAIGVGKTFPVGKHTVTALRDVSLSVPAGTLTALTGPSGSGKSTLLHLIAGLERVDAGTLDVLGRQVHACTPAESAALRLREIGFVHQDFGLLADLTLIENVRLPLEATGTARGNAAAAAREAMARVGLEGLEQRFPAEVSGGQQQRAAIARAIVGNRTLVLADEPTGALDSATGAEIMDVLARLRDEGVTVVLSTHNPANLSHADRVAVLRDGMLLSLTAPGEGAA, translated from the coding sequence ATGCACATGGAAGACGACGCGGCGATCACCGCCATCGGGGTCGGCAAGACCTTCCCTGTGGGGAAGCACACCGTGACCGCGCTGCGCGACGTGTCGCTGTCGGTTCCCGCCGGCACGCTGACCGCGTTGACCGGGCCCAGCGGCTCAGGGAAAAGCACGCTGCTGCATCTGATCGCGGGCTTGGAGCGGGTGGACGCCGGCACTCTCGATGTCCTGGGCAGGCAAGTGCACGCGTGCACCCCGGCCGAGTCGGCCGCGTTACGCCTTCGGGAGATCGGTTTCGTTCACCAGGACTTCGGTCTCCTCGCCGACCTCACCCTGATCGAGAACGTGCGCCTTCCGCTGGAGGCGACGGGCACCGCCCGCGGGAACGCGGCGGCAGCGGCACGTGAGGCGATGGCCCGCGTCGGTCTGGAGGGGCTGGAGCAGCGGTTCCCCGCCGAGGTCTCCGGTGGCCAGCAGCAGCGCGCCGCCATCGCCCGCGCCATCGTCGGAAACCGCACGCTCGTCCTGGCGGACGAGCCCACGGGGGCGCTCGACTCCGCGACGGGCGCGGAGATCATGGATGTGCTGGCCCGACTCCGCGACGAGGGCGTCACCGTCGTTCTCAGTACGCACAATCCGGCCAATCTCTCCCACGCCGACCGGGTGGCCGTCCTCCGCGACGGCATGCTCCTCTCCCTCACCGCCCCGGGGGAAGGAGCGGCATGA
- the pstA gene encoding phosphate ABC transporter permease PstA, with protein MSHVIQGEHPAAAPVRQHSPLAHARMPRWAPAAIAAGSIAAGAGVGLAAGWESRIQWGMIAALLFVVATYGITTAVENARQAKDRVATSLVWVCFVLAVVPLASLGWVTVSEGLEVVDGYFLSHSMNGVLDADMGGGVYHALLGTIEQVAIAAVIAAPVGMLTAIYLVEYGRGRLAQAVTFFVDVMTGVPSIVAGLFILATWNLILGFGPSGFAGSMALAILMMPVVVRSTEEMLKLVPNELREASLALGVPKWKTILKVVLPTAIGGITTGVMLAIARITGETAPVLLLVFGTKQINPNPFEGAQASLPLYVYEQYTVGTDAAVARAWGAALVLIAFVMILNLVARGIARWKAPKTGR; from the coding sequence ATGAGCCACGTCATCCAGGGCGAGCACCCGGCCGCCGCGCCCGTGCGTCAGCACTCCCCCCTCGCCCACGCGCGCATGCCGCGCTGGGCCCCGGCCGCCATAGCCGCCGGCTCCATAGCCGCCGGCGCGGGCGTCGGCCTCGCCGCCGGCTGGGAGAGCCGCATCCAGTGGGGCATGATCGCCGCCCTGCTGTTCGTCGTCGCGACCTACGGCATCACCACCGCGGTCGAGAACGCCCGCCAGGCCAAGGACCGCGTCGCGACCAGCCTCGTCTGGGTCTGCTTCGTCCTCGCGGTGGTCCCGCTCGCCTCCCTCGGCTGGGTCACGGTGAGCGAGGGCCTGGAGGTCGTCGACGGGTACTTCCTCTCCCACTCGATGAACGGCGTCCTCGACGCCGACATGGGCGGCGGCGTCTACCACGCGCTGCTCGGCACCATCGAGCAGGTCGCCATCGCCGCGGTCATCGCCGCCCCGGTCGGCATGCTGACCGCGATCTACCTGGTCGAGTACGGCCGGGGCCGACTGGCCCAGGCCGTGACCTTCTTCGTCGACGTCATGACGGGCGTCCCGTCCATCGTCGCGGGCCTCTTCATCCTCGCCACCTGGAACCTGATCCTGGGCTTCGGGCCCTCCGGTTTCGCCGGGTCGATGGCGCTGGCCATCCTGATGATGCCGGTGGTCGTCCGTTCCACGGAGGAGATGCTCAAGCTCGTCCCGAACGAGCTGCGCGAGGCCTCCCTCGCACTGGGCGTCCCCAAGTGGAAGACGATCCTCAAGGTGGTCCTGCCGACCGCGATCGGCGGCATCACCACGGGCGTCATGCTCGCGATCGCCCGTATCACCGGCGAGACGGCCCCCGTGCTGCTCCTCGTCTTCGGTACGAAGCAGATCAACCCGAACCCGTTCGAAGGCGCCCAGGCGTCACTGCCGCTCTACGTCTACGAGCAGTACACCGTCGGTACGGACGCCGCCGTGGCCCGCGCCTGGGGTGCCGCGCTCGTCCTGATCGCCTTCGTCATGATCCTCAACCTGGTGGCCCGCGGCATCGCCCGCTGGAAGGCCCCGAAGACCGGCCGCTAA
- the pstS gene encoding phosphate ABC transporter substrate-binding protein PstS — MKLHRKNGLRATALGALAVSGALVLTACGSDDNTNPGGEKKPSAASDVKCEGAKGQLLAAGSTAQKNAMDLWVKNFQAACEGVEVNYQAIGSGGGITKFNQGQVAFAGSDSALKEEEVADSQKICKGGKGINLPMVGGPIAIGYKLDGVDNLVLDAPTLAKIFNSQIKKWNDPAIAKLNPGVKLPDVAVQAFHRSDESGTTQNLGKYLSEAAAADWKHDPKTKSWPAPGGQAANGSSGVAAAVKDTNGAIGYFELSYAEASSISTVKLNTGASQPVEATTENASKAIAAAKVKGTGNDLALSLDYKTKAEGAYPIILVTYEIACDKGNKAETLPTLKAFLNYAASEEGQKVLSDAGYAPLPTEIATKVREIIPTLS, encoded by the coding sequence GTGAAGCTTCATCGCAAGAACGGGCTTCGCGCCACCGCGCTCGGCGCCCTCGCCGTCTCCGGCGCCCTGGTTCTCACGGCGTGTGGTTCGGACGACAACACGAACCCCGGGGGCGAGAAGAAGCCCTCCGCCGCGTCGGACGTCAAGTGCGAGGGCGCCAAGGGCCAGCTCCTCGCCGCGGGCTCGACCGCCCAGAAGAACGCCATGGACCTGTGGGTCAAGAACTTCCAGGCGGCCTGCGAGGGCGTCGAGGTGAACTACCAGGCCATCGGCTCCGGCGGCGGCATCACCAAGTTCAACCAGGGCCAGGTGGCGTTCGCCGGCTCCGACTCCGCCCTGAAGGAGGAGGAGGTCGCCGACTCCCAGAAGATCTGCAAGGGCGGCAAGGGCATCAACCTCCCGATGGTCGGCGGTCCCATCGCCATCGGTTACAAGCTGGACGGCGTGGACAACCTCGTCCTCGACGCCCCCACCCTCGCCAAGATCTTCAACTCGCAGATCAAGAAGTGGAACGACCCCGCCATCGCCAAGCTGAACCCGGGCGTCAAGCTGCCCGACGTGGCGGTCCAGGCCTTCCACCGCTCCGACGAGTCCGGCACCACGCAGAACCTCGGCAAGTACCTCAGCGAGGCCGCCGCCGCCGACTGGAAGCACGACCCGAAGACGAAGTCGTGGCCCGCCCCCGGCGGCCAGGCCGCGAACGGCTCCTCCGGCGTCGCCGCCGCCGTCAAGGACACCAACGGCGCGATCGGCTACTTCGAGCTCTCCTACGCCGAGGCCAGCAGCATCAGCACGGTCAAGCTGAACACCGGTGCCTCCCAGCCGGTCGAGGCCACCACGGAGAACGCCTCCAAGGCCATCGCCGCCGCCAAGGTCAAGGGCACGGGCAACGACCTGGCCCTCTCCCTCGACTACAAGACCAAGGCCGAGGGCGCCTACCCGATCATCCTCGTCACCTACGAGATCGCCTGCGACAAGGGCAACAAGGCGGAAACCCTGCCGACCCTGAAGGCGTTCCTCAACTACGCGGCCAGCGAGGAGGGCCAGAAGGTCCTCTCCGACGCCGGCTACGCCCCGCTGCCGACCGAGATCGCGACCAAGGTCCGCGAGATCATCCCCACCCTCTCCTGA
- the pstC gene encoding phosphate ABC transporter permease subunit PstC, protein MATATTHTPPPPGRNEITPSKASTPSQAGDRVFLGLSRGSGITLLVIMAAIAVFLTYRAALAIAGNEGNFLTTSEWNPAGNPPVFGIAVLAFGTVVSSIIAMVIAVPVAIGIALFISHYAPRKLATPLAYIVDLLAAVPSIIYGLWGAIFLVPYLDGLNKWLDQYMAWTYVFDKSDEGVARNMLTVGILLAIMILPIITNVTREVFLQVPRMHEEAALALGATRWETIRMSVLPFGRSGIISASMLGLGRALGETMAVAVVLSPSFVISGHILDPVGGTFAQNIAAKFNEANEYGRDALIASGLVLFVITLLVNGAARWIIARRKEYSGANA, encoded by the coding sequence ATGGCCACAGCCACCACACACACACCACCGCCCCCGGGGCGGAACGAGATAACGCCTTCGAAGGCGTCCACCCCCTCCCAGGCGGGTGACCGGGTCTTCCTCGGGCTGTCCCGCGGTTCCGGCATCACCCTGCTCGTGATCATGGCGGCGATCGCCGTCTTCCTCACCTACCGCGCGGCCCTCGCCATCGCCGGCAACGAGGGGAACTTCCTCACCACCTCCGAGTGGAACCCGGCCGGGAACCCGCCCGTCTTCGGCATCGCCGTCCTGGCCTTCGGCACGGTGGTCAGCTCGATCATCGCCATGGTCATCGCCGTGCCGGTCGCCATCGGCATCGCGCTGTTCATCTCGCACTACGCGCCGCGCAAGCTCGCCACCCCGCTCGCGTACATCGTCGACCTCCTCGCCGCCGTGCCGAGCATCATCTACGGCCTGTGGGGCGCGATCTTCCTCGTGCCGTACCTGGACGGCCTCAACAAGTGGCTCGACCAGTACATGGCCTGGACGTACGTCTTCGACAAGTCCGACGAAGGCGTCGCGCGGAACATGCTCACCGTCGGCATCCTGCTGGCGATCATGATCCTGCCGATCATCACCAACGTCACCCGCGAGGTGTTCCTCCAGGTCCCGCGGATGCACGAGGAGGCCGCGCTGGCCCTCGGCGCCACCCGCTGGGAGACCATCCGCATGTCGGTCCTGCCGTTCGGCCGCTCCGGCATCATCAGCGCCTCCATGCTGGGCCTGGGCCGCGCGCTCGGCGAGACGATGGCCGTCGCCGTCGTCCTCTCCCCCAGCTTCGTCATCTCCGGGCACATCCTCGACCCGGTCGGCGGCACGTTCGCACAGAACATCGCCGCCAAGTTCAACGAGGCGAACGAGTACGGCCGCGACGCGCTGATCGCCTCCGGTCTCGTCCTCTTCGTCATCACGCTGCTGGTCAACGGCGCCGCCCGCTGGATCATCGCGCGCCGCAAGGAGTACTCGGGGGCCAACGCATGA
- a CDS encoding RNA degradosome polyphosphate kinase, with the protein MNQQPAEVPVQQVQSPTAQARPAVGSIAAHRRWSTAGASADLAPDADADLDAYDDGDGVRTGLPEGRFLDRERSWLAFNERVLELAEDPATPLLERANFLAIFASNLDEFFMVRVAGLKRRIATGVATRSASGLQPREVLDLIWTRSRELMARHAACFQQDVAPALADEGIHLIRWPDLTEKEQARLFTLFRQRIFPVLTPLAVDPAHPFPYISGLSLNLAVVVRNPVSGHRHFARVKVPPLLSRFLEASPQRYVPLEDVIAAHLEELFPGMEVLAHHMFRVTRNEDLEVEEDDTENLLKALEKELMRRRFGPPVRLEVEESIDPYVLDLLVRELKVSDAEVYPLPGPLDLTGLFDIAGQDRPELKYPKFVAGTHRDLSEVESASAPDVFAALRERDVLLHHPYDSFSTSVQAFLEQAAADPDVLAIKQTLYRTSGDSPIVDALIDAAESGKQVLVLVEIKARFDEQANIKWARKLEEAGCHVVYGLVGLKTHCKLSLVVRQEGEVLRRYSHVGTGNYHPKTARLYEDLGLLTSDPQVGADLSDLFNRLSGYSRRETYRRLLVAPKSLRDGLVSRIHKEIAHHRAGRPAYVRIKVNSMVDEAVVDACYRASQAGVPVDVWVRGICAVRPGVTGLSENIRVRSVLGRFLEHSRVFAFCNGGEPEVWLGSADMMHRNLDRRIEALVRVADPAHRAALIRLLETGMADTTSSWHLGPDGEWTRHATDSDGRPLRHVQQMLIDARRRRRAQP; encoded by the coding sequence ATGAACCAGCAGCCCGCAGAGGTCCCGGTCCAGCAGGTGCAGTCCCCCACCGCGCAGGCGCGGCCGGCCGTGGGGTCCATAGCCGCGCACCGGCGGTGGAGCACGGCCGGCGCGTCCGCCGACCTCGCGCCGGACGCCGACGCCGACCTCGACGCGTACGACGACGGGGACGGCGTGCGCACCGGGCTGCCCGAGGGACGCTTCCTGGACCGCGAGCGCAGCTGGCTCGCCTTCAACGAGCGGGTCCTGGAACTGGCCGAGGACCCCGCGACGCCGCTGCTGGAACGGGCGAACTTCCTCGCGATCTTCGCCTCGAACCTCGACGAGTTCTTCATGGTCCGGGTCGCCGGCCTCAAGCGCCGCATCGCCACCGGCGTCGCCACCCGCTCCGCCTCCGGCCTCCAGCCCCGCGAGGTCCTCGACCTGATCTGGACCCGCTCGCGGGAGCTCATGGCCCGGCACGCCGCCTGCTTCCAGCAGGACGTCGCCCCCGCCCTGGCCGACGAGGGCATCCACCTCATCCGCTGGCCCGACCTGACCGAGAAGGAGCAGGCGCGTCTCTTCACGCTGTTCCGGCAGCGGATCTTCCCGGTGCTCACGCCGCTGGCCGTGGACCCCGCGCACCCCTTCCCGTACATCTCCGGGCTGTCCCTGAACCTCGCCGTCGTCGTCCGCAACCCGGTCAGCGGCCACCGCCACTTCGCGCGCGTGAAGGTGCCGCCGCTGCTGTCGCGGTTCCTGGAGGCGTCGCCGCAGCGGTACGTGCCGCTGGAGGACGTCATCGCCGCGCACCTGGAGGAGCTCTTCCCCGGCATGGAGGTGCTGGCCCACCACATGTTCCGGGTCACCCGCAACGAGGACCTGGAGGTCGAGGAGGACGACACCGAGAACCTCCTCAAGGCCCTGGAGAAGGAGCTCATGCGGCGCCGCTTCGGTCCGCCGGTGCGGCTGGAGGTGGAGGAGTCCATCGACCCGTACGTCCTCGACCTGCTCGTGCGGGAGCTGAAGGTCTCGGACGCCGAGGTGTACCCGCTGCCCGGGCCGCTCGACCTGACGGGGCTGTTCGACATAGCGGGCCAGGACCGGCCCGAGTTGAAGTACCCGAAGTTCGTGGCGGGCACCCACCGCGACCTGTCCGAGGTCGAGTCGGCGTCCGCGCCCGACGTCTTCGCCGCGCTGCGCGAGCGGGACGTGCTGCTGCACCACCCGTACGACAGCTTCTCCACCTCCGTGCAGGCCTTCCTGGAGCAGGCGGCCGCCGACCCGGACGTCCTCGCGATCAAGCAGACCCTGTACCGCACCTCCGGCGACTCGCCGATAGTCGACGCCCTGATCGACGCCGCCGAGTCCGGCAAGCAGGTCCTCGTCCTCGTCGAGATCAAGGCCCGCTTCGACGAGCAGGCCAACATCAAGTGGGCGCGCAAGCTGGAGGAGGCCGGCTGCCACGTCGTGTACGGCCTGGTGGGGCTGAAGACCCACTGCAAGCTGTCCCTGGTCGTCCGCCAGGAGGGCGAGGTGCTGCGCCGGTACTCGCACGTCGGCACCGGCAACTACCACCCCAAGACCGCCCGCCTGTACGAGGACCTCGGCCTGCTCACCTCCGACCCGCAGGTCGGCGCCGACCTGTCGGACCTGTTCAACCGGCTGTCCGGCTACTCGCGCCGCGAGACCTACCGCCGCCTGCTCGTCGCGCCCAAGTCGCTGCGCGACGGCCTCGTGTCGCGGATCCACAAGGAGATCGCCCACCACCGCGCGGGCCGCCCCGCGTACGTCCGCATCAAGGTCAACTCGATGGTCGACGAGGCCGTCGTAGACGCCTGCTACCGCGCCTCGCAGGCCGGCGTGCCCGTGGACGTCTGGGTACGCGGCATCTGCGCCGTGCGCCCCGGCGTTACCGGCCTGTCGGAGAACATCCGGGTCCGCTCCGTCCTCGGCCGCTTCCTCGAACACTCCCGGGTCTTCGCCTTCTGCAACGGCGGGGAGCCCGAGGTGTGGCTCGGCAGCGCCGACATGATGCACCGCAACCTCGACCGCCGCATAGAGGCACTGGTACGGGTCGCCGACCCGGCCCACCGCGCGGCCCTGATCCGTCTGCTGGAGACCGGCATGGCCGACACGACCTCGTCGTGGCACCTCGGCCCCGACGGCGAGTGGACCCGGCACGCGACGGACTCCGACGGCCGGCCGCTGCGGCACGTCCAGCAGATGCTCATAGACGCCCGGAGGCGCCGACGTGCACAACCATGA
- a CDS encoding CHAD domain-containing protein — MHNHDRQVSAGEVLAPYLHARANDFLRALRLHMESNGSDTVGAEEATRALRAAARRISGTLHTFRPLLDGVWADGLRSELTWLSGTLAQEHACTSRLVRLVDALSRLTGGSVPAPRGARSGASRTGGEAIAMGAARAGALLERQLTLARTRAHSAALEALGSSRFHAVADAVALLASEVPLGPAASSAAEEVLPVPAATVERRLLDAVAALPVSPAVGGEPQDAHWHQVRLLLRLHRYALEVRCSPVPELYEAATALDRHRDAAEAAAAAAAAAHTPRIAPATAYALGVLHADQRHEVEAARAAFHRAWRRTAVTAQ; from the coding sequence GTGCACAACCATGACCGCCAGGTGTCCGCCGGCGAGGTGCTGGCGCCGTACCTCCACGCCCGGGCGAACGACTTCCTGCGCGCCCTGCGCCTCCACATGGAGAGCAACGGCTCGGACACCGTCGGCGCGGAGGAGGCCACCCGCGCCCTGCGCGCCGCCGCCCGCCGCATCAGCGGAACGCTGCACACCTTCCGGCCCCTCCTGGACGGGGTGTGGGCGGACGGCCTGCGCTCCGAGCTGACCTGGCTCTCCGGCACGCTCGCCCAGGAGCACGCCTGCACCTCCCGGCTCGTCCGGCTCGTCGACGCGCTGTCCCGGCTGACCGGCGGGTCCGTGCCGGCGCCGCGGGGCGCCCGTTCGGGCGCCTCGCGCACCGGCGGCGAGGCGATCGCGATGGGCGCCGCGCGCGCCGGCGCGCTGCTGGAGCGGCAGCTCACCCTCGCCCGGACGCGCGCCCACTCGGCGGCCCTGGAGGCGCTGGGTTCGTCCCGGTTCCACGCGGTGGCCGACGCGGTGGCCCTGCTGGCGTCCGAGGTGCCGCTCGGGCCCGCCGCCTCGTCCGCCGCCGAGGAGGTCCTGCCGGTGCCCGCCGCGACGGTGGAGCGCCGCCTGCTGGACGCCGTGGCCGCCCTCCCCGTGAGCCCGGCCGTGGGCGGCGAGCCCCAGGACGCGCACTGGCACCAGGTGCGCCTCCTGTTGCGCCTCCACCGGTACGCGCTGGAGGTGCGGTGCTCCCCGGTCCCCGAGCTGTACGAGGCGGCGACCGCGCTGGACCGGCACCGGGACGCCGCCGAGGCCGCGGCGGCCGCGGCGGCGGCCGCGCACACCCCGCGCATCGCCCCGGCGACGGCGTACGCCCTCGGCGTCCTCCACGCCGACCAGCGCCACGAGGTGGAGGCCGCCCGCGCCGCCTTCCACCGGGCCTGGCGGCGCACGGCGGTGACGGCGCAGTGA